Proteins encoded in a region of the Zea mays cultivar B73 chromosome 2, Zm-B73-REFERENCE-NAM-5.0, whole genome shotgun sequence genome:
- the LOC100280703 gene encoding esterase PIR7B produces the protein MGSLMSCLSDPIPSGNRSPPPQPKRRSSTSSRGRGGGGRDSAKASVSIDEEALTAAAALVLGQRGASGGLGAFERSASVRYAAKRQSQGPPLPRSCSTRPRSLADPELQPQQLLAKDLNTKDLETNVIVLVHGGGFGAWCWYKTISLLEDSGFKVNAIDLTGSGIHHYDTNKISSLSEYAEPLTSYLKGLGDAEKVILVAHDLGGACVSYAMEMFPSRVAKAVFLCAAMLANGNSALDMFQKQMDTNGTLQKAQEFVYSNGKDRPPTAINIDRASLRDLLFNQSPSKDVSLASVSMRPIPFAPVLEKLVLTAENYGSVRRFYVETTEDNTIPLPLQQSMCGANPPEKVLRLKGADHAPFFSKPQALHKTLVEIATMPHVRAS, from the exons ATGGGCTCGCTGATGTCCTGCCTCTCCGACCCAATCCCGTCGGGGAACAGGTCCccgccgccgcagccgaagcGGCGCTCGTCCACCTCTTCCCGCGGCCGTGGCGGCGGCGGGAGGGACTCCGCTAAGGCCTCCGTGTCCATAGACGAGGAGGCGCTTACTGCAGCAGCGGCGCTCGTGCTGGGGCAGAGGGGCGCGTCCGGTGGCCTGGGCGCGTTCGAGCGGTCCGCGTCGGTGCGGTACGCGGCCAAGCGGCAGAGCCAGGGCCCGCCGCTGCCCCGAAGTTGCAGCACGCGGCCGAGGTCGCTCGCTGACCCCGAGCTCCAGCCACAGCAACTCCTAGCCAAG GATTTGAATACTAAGGATTTGGAAACCAACGTCATTGTTCTTGTTCATGGTGGTGGATTCGGCGCTTGGTGTTGGTACAAGACTATATCACTTCTCGAAGATAGTGGGTTCAAAGTTAACGCCATTGACTTAACAGGCTCAGGGATTCACCATTACGACACAAACAAGATTAGCAGTCTTTCAGAGTATGCTGAACCACTTACGTCTTACCTTAAAGGCTTAGGCGATGCTGAAAAG GTAATTTTGGTCGCTCATGATCTTGGCGGTGCCTGTGTATCCTACGCAATGGAGATGTTCCCATCCAGAGTTGCCAAGGCGGTTTTCCTTTGTGCAGCGATGCTGGCAAACGGGAACAGTGCCCTCGACATGTTCCAAAAGCAG ATGGACACGAACGGTACTCTCCAAAAGGCGCAGGAATTTGTCTACTCCAACGGCAAGGACCGGCCTCCCACCGCCATCAACATCGACAGGGCATCGCTTAGGGACCTGTTGTTCAACCAGAGCCCTTCCAAG GACGTGTCGCTGGCCTCGGTGTCCATGAGGCCCATCCCCTTCGCCCCTGTGCTGGAGAAGCTTGTGCTCACGGCCGAGAACTACGGCTCGGTGCGGCGGTTCTACGTGGAGACCACGGAGGACAACACGATTCCTCTGCCCCTCCAGCAGAGCATGTGTGGTGCCAACCCACCGGAGAAGGTGCTGCGGCTGAAGGGGGCAGACCACGCGCCCTTCTTCTCCAAGCCGCAGGCGCTGCACAAGACGCTGGTCGAGATCGCCACCATGCCGCATGTCCGGGCTTCGTGA